The following is a genomic window from Homalodisca vitripennis isolate AUS2020 chromosome 5, UT_GWSS_2.1, whole genome shotgun sequence.
aaatgtttctgatattactagtgtgttcaagaaaaattgtttgcaaactttttcaaaattgttatcccatttgagaaaataagtatggCTGTTTTTTCTACTATTTCTAGAACCATCTCTTTGTCGTGACCTGGCTATTGGCTTGGTTGTAATACAAGAAACTATATACTGGCGTTTAGAACTTAAGTTTCTTTCACTATTATAATAGTCAGAATGAATGTGTACTCTTTGTGCATGACTTATGCGCTGAGAGCATTTCAAGCGACAAGTAGTTTTACAAGGAGGTCTTAAAgttctttcttttacaatatctCCTTTAGAGTTGACATGCTCTTTTCCAGAAATTCGTCCCtgctttctaatgtttttttttccactttttttcattccttattctttttcttcctttatttttaggTTGAGTAACTATCGGTAACTCGCTCTCCGTGTCATCTGAATCGGTGTATGGTACCagaggtattatattattattatttgctgtagtaTTTGTACTTACAGATTGACTTTGTACTTGTTCTAAATCGTTACTTAAAGTTGAATCACTCTCTGAACCTGAAGGTGGAGTGTATGTTGGATCATCGATGTCATTCTCAAATAGGTCGCTCACAGAAGATAGCGCATCATCTAAATCTTCCAGTGTTGTCGATGCTCCAGATTCTTGTTCCATGTTTGTCACTTGTGTTATCGTCTCTAGCTCCCATTcatttgactctgaaaaataaattgttaagatattttgaatatttaattttatttaagtgttttgcttttaataacATAGAGCTTTCTTTCCTACAAGTGTTCCCAGCCTTCAAGAAATAGAGAAATTCACTCGGTTtttgtccaatttattttaattttttaaattgatgttccgccaaaacattgattagttcattatatagatagcctacacaaagaatgtggatataaaaaatattatatcgttaaagtggatttctattgaatttttatcatgtatttggtaattatgtgtaatttactcgTCACTCACGAAGTTTTTcatattgaagtataatttctGTTAAACATGTAGAATGTTAAAATTAGGTAGAATAACAAGTCGGAAAGACAAAGAACCCCTAAGAATATAACTATTATCGTATGAAATTAATGCTCTCTGTCCCTACCGACTACAGCATTTACAGTCTAATGACAATGTACTAGGTCTAGGCCCAGCTTAACACGATTGAAATGGAACCTAAATTATTGCTAGGGTAGGCTAAAGCCCCCGAGTAAATACCTGCTACAATATGGTTAAATGGTTAAACATAacagtaatttacacaaaaaagatttttataacaaccataaattttactgaaatttatttaaactgagccTAGAGTATTATGTACCTACTAATCTCACCTGGTTCTACTggagttgaaatgaaattaagaagATGTACGTCTTTACTAGTTTCTCTTTCAACTTGGATATTTTCACTTTCATGCATGTTAAAATTCCATTGGGTTGAGTCATTGTCAGGTTAAAACGAGGATGGATGTGCAATCTGGATTCAAtacctagaaataaaattgaaaatcaaacataCACTTAGGCCTACTTCTCCtattggcacaacaatgttctaaacctaggctaataataataataataataataaaaattgttccttGAGGTCTGAGTATAAAATTcgaatttttactttaagttttacatattgttagcttgtaaacatatttaaaaaatacttacttttaattcGGTTTAAAGTCGGTGAAGGAGTGGAATTTCTTCGTGGAACTTCTACTGATTGATTGCTAGGACAATCATTAGTTTCAGGTTTCAGATTATCTTCAGTGAACGTattaaggtttttcaatttggaaagtataaactttcccctactttccatattaataccaaaacgttttgttaaaagtagaataaaactttgattagtaCAGCTCAGTCCTAACCTCAATTAATCTCTCTAATAGCAGGCAGCAGCAA
Proteins encoded in this region:
- the LOC124362380 gene encoding uncharacterized protein LOC124362380 — encoded protein: MHESENIQVERETSKDVHLLNFISTPVEPESNEWELETITQVTNMEQESGASTTLEDLDDALSSVSDLFENDIDDPTYTPPSGSESDSTLSNDLEQVQSQSVSTNTTANNNNIIPLVPYTDSDDTESELPIVTQPKNKGRKRIRNEKKWKKKH